Proteins from a genomic interval of Centroberyx gerrardi isolate f3 chromosome 23, fCenGer3.hap1.cur.20231027, whole genome shotgun sequence:
- the LOC139929887 gene encoding uncharacterized protein LOC139929887, translated as MNSSEEKQRDTNRPKHHRCQQCDKEFTTLQHLKEHQRVHTGEKPYSCQQCGKSFSYSGHLTRHQRIHTGEKPYQCDKCGKSFNQSSSYKEHQRIHIGEKPYRCDQCGKSFSHSSTYSQHQRMHAGEKPYHCDQCGKSFSQSSTCKEHQRIHTGEKPYHCDRCGRSFTRSNTYRKHLRSHTGEKPYHCDQCGKSFSRLSTCRRHQRIHTGEKPYGCTRCKKNFTWPHQLKRHWCI; from the exons ATGAATTCTTCAGAAGAG aaacagagagacaccaaCAGACCCAAACATCACCgctgtcagcagtgtgacaAAGAATTCACAACACTTCAACATTTAAAGGAGCATCAGAGAgttcatacaggagagaaaccttACTCCTGTCAGCAGTGTGGGAAATCTTTCAGTTACTCAGGTCACCTAACAAGACATCAACGCATTCACACgggagagaaaccataccaaTGTGACaaatgtgggaagagtttcaaTCAGTCAAGTTCATACAAGGAACATCAGCGTATTCACATTGGGGAGAAACCATACAGGTGTGACCAATGTGGTAAGAGTTTCAGTCACTCAAGTACATACAGTCAACACCAGCGTATGCACGCTGGGGAGAAACCAtaccactgtgaccaatgtgggaagagtttcagtcAGTCAAGTACATGCAAGGAACACCAGCGTATtcacactggggagaaaccatacCACTGTGACCGATGTGGGAGAAGTTTCACTCGTTCAA ATACATACAGGAAACACCTGCGTAGCCACACTGGAGAAAAACCAtaccactgtgaccaatgtggtAAGAGTTTCAGTCGGTTAAGTACATGCAGGAGACACCAGCGcattcacactggagagaaaccatacggGTGTACCCGGTGTAAGAAAAACTTCACCTGGCCTCATCAGCTAAAGAGACACTGGTGCATCTGA